The sequence TGGTGGCCTTCCCGTCTATTATGGACTGAATAAGAACGGAATAAGTATCGATGGTTCTCAATATGGTCAAGTTATTCTTGTTAATTCCACCAACGTCTTAGTCCAAAACGGTAGTTTTGTCAGGAGTACCATTGGTATCAGTTTACTGTTTAGTAACTTTACCACAATTGATGGGGTTCATGTCGTTGAGCCACGTTATGGAGTTGAGTTACAGTATTCTCATAATGTGACCATAAAGAACTCAAGTTTTCTTGGCGGTAGTGCAGGTCGCGGAGTGTACTTGGAACGTTCTTCGAATCTCACAATTATGAATAGTGAGTTCACTAAATTTACCGGGTCTCCAGCAATCGACCTTAATCAGGCGAGCGTCTTTTTGATCACGAATGTGTCAATCTCTGACTCTTATGATGGTCTGACCTTGAATGACATCCTCAATCTGACATTGTTATATTCGACATTCGAAAATATTGCTCATTATGGAATGTATGCCTCTGGTAATTCTGATTTTGCACAAATCTATTCTTGTACATTCATTAATGCCAGCTTTTCGATTCGGATTATTGACCAGACGAGTGACTGGGTCATTGACTCTTCGACATTCTTGTATTCGCCTACTGCCGCAATTAAAACAGGTTCACCCCATAGTGATTACATCAACATTACGAATTGCTATTTCGAAGGCAATGATTATGGTATCTATAGCCAGTATGCTGACTATTGGAGGATCACTGGAAACACCTTCCGATGGAATATCCAAATGGGTATCTACTTGTCTGCTATGACCAGTCCTATTATCTATTCCAACACCTTTGTTGGTAACAAAAATGCCAACGGCTATGATACGGCCAGTCACTTCTGGGACGATGGTGTGGATACTGGAAATGCATGGGACGACTATTCGGGTTCTGGTTCTTATCCCGTTTCCGGTGGTGGTGGTGCTACGGATCGCTATCCTACAAAGTATCTTCCCACTTCACCTATTGTCAGCACTCCACTGGACGTGTCCTATGCAGAGGGGACAGAGCATTACTTTTTGACATGGAACGCCTATGATGACTATCTTGTCAGTTGGAATGTCACTTGTGATGGTGCCCTCTTTGCAGCAGACGCATGGAACTATGACGATGTAACTCTTGACATCGGTGGTCTTGCGTATGGCGATTACACGTTCGTGATCACCCTTCGTGATAATGATGCGAATACGGTCCAAGACACTGTGCTTGTTTATGTCTATGATGGGACTGCACCTCAGATTGAAGGACCCTTTACAATGATCGCGTTCGTGGGCGCTTCTGGTCAGGTACTTGCTTGGAACGTTAGTGATCTGCATCCTGCCAATTATTCGCTCTACGTGGATGATACGTTGACCGTGGAGGATGACTGGACCACGGGGACCATCACCTATGACGTGAGTGGTCTTGCAGTCGGCGATCACGAGGTCCGGCTTGTAGTCCGTGATATCAGTCGCAATGAGACCTCGAATACTGTGTTGGTGCGGATGATCCAAGACGTCACAAGTCCATCGGTTGACTCACCCGCGGACTTGACCATCTACTATGGCTCGATTGGCAATACTGTCGTCTGGACCCCAACCGACCTCTATCCTGAGAGCTACACGGTGACGCTCAATGGAACCGCTGTTGCCTCCGGTGATTGGTCCGGCGCAAAGATTGTCATTAATGTGGATGGCCTTGACCTAGGTGTGCACCAGTTCACTCTGACAGTCTATGACGCGTCAGGGAACAGTGCATCTGATGAGGTCGCAGTCACCGTCGTCTCCTCGCCTTGGGCCCCAGCATCAACGACCACCGTCACTCCATCTGCGCCCATTGATCCATTATTGATAGGTCTGGTCGTGGCTGGCGTGGCAGGTGCCATTATCATTGTTGTCGTATTGTACATGCTCAAGAAGCGACGAGCTGCGTAGTGCCATAGATCTGTTTGGGGATGCGTTATCCCTAAACAGCCCCTATTTTTCTTTTTTATTACTTTGTCTTTAGTTATGTATATTCTATAGGTAAGTGGTGGTCTATGGTTCACATCAACCGAATTCGCAACTGGTAAATTTCGTTTCGTTGCTGTTAGGTTTGAATGACAGTACATAGTAGATTTTCTTATTATGTGCAGTTAACCTTTGATATGCGAGTACAATGCAGAGTCCAGAGCAGATTCCCATCTTAGCAGTATCTGTAATTATCACGGCCATTGGTCTGGGAGTGATCTACCGAGGTTGGTGGAAGACACGCAACCTTACTGCATTCCTGTACGCCCTCACAATTACCGCTTTTTCAGGAATGGCCCTCGATCTTCTTCTTGATCAGACCTACATGCCATTTCGGCAAGCGGACATTATTATCAATGGGGAGCGGTTGTGGATCTCAAATATGCTACTTGCAATTTTTGTAATCGCGGGGTATCTCGCATGGTATTTTGCAATCATTGTGTCACAATACGAGTTTCCTCCCTCACGGACTCTCTTAGTTGCATTTTTGGCGGGAGGGTCGCTTCTCGGAGCAGTTCTTAGAGCAGACTGGTCAAGTGATTTAGTCCTTCTACTTCAGCTTCTTGCCTTTGCTATCCTTATTGTTGAGATAATCAGATATGGGGTACGAGTCTTACGAGTCAAGCGGCAATTAGAGGAACGTAGGCAGCTTCTCATGTACTTCTTGGGATTTGTTGTCTGGATTATTGCGGGCCCGGTGGGTATTGTTGCAGATAGCCTGAATCTTGGAAGCTTTGGCCACACGCTCTGGGTATTTCCATACAGCTTTGGGCTTCTAATTGTGGCTTATGTTGTTGCAAAAAATCCGCGTGTGTTGATCATTAGTGAGACCCAAGCATACGACTACATGGTACTGGATGGTGAAGGCTCTCTCATATTCGCACACCGGATTCTCGAGTATAGCCGAAGTATCGATCTGGAATTATTAGGCTCTGCAATGTCCGGGGTACTATCACTGTTCAAGGAGATGCTTGGTTCCGAGCAGGAACTCAATGGTATCAATCATGGTGATGTGCGGATTCTTGTCGAGCATGGGTTAAAGACAACACATCTTCTTGTTGCATCCCGTGAAACTCCTACTTTCCGACAGATTCTCCGTAATCTTGTACTGGAGTTTGAGACTAATTATAGAGATGAATTGGTTGCGGAGGCGCCCTTAGTGACCGCATACGACTCGTTTCGAGAACGAATTGAATCAGTCCTGATCTAATCTGGACGTTGTTTCGATCTACT comes from Candidatus Thorarchaeota archaeon and encodes:
- a CDS encoding right-handed parallel beta-helix repeat-containing protein, whose amino-acid sequence is MPSLMVVPLIAAPQTTRLAASPPPEVVQVAGARLSTYTEHVPIIIKSTQDFISQGWPGSGTELDPFLILGLNISYDVGLVIINITNTDAYFKIVDCVANQLTSGIATILFENVSHATIEYSTVTGQKTGIELVNATNTAISHVDVTVTGFANAAYITDADHVSVSNCIFNSTFYHLTIVGSNFLSIRDTSFVGTALWFSLYISNSNHTTISGLDVVTAFYFAWVVDSFGFSVDGSTGTDLTDGFMFDNVHDIRIIDTSISAVDYGVQVSSSVVNMTIDGCQITTSSDRAITMNSGNLTRIINNHIYSSHDGIYISTARDLELSGNVIEDIVNSNAVTISGCTNLIIRDNTIRSISSGHGIALNKIANISITGNTLYDVSNYAISGTYLNDTLIASNTISATLRAVYAQNDNRLLITSNTFSESDYAGYIAFSDDVNVSYNTATDLDDSGFYFSGIDTNLVIVGNEIVDANNYGIHIVGSSHSLVERNMVMQAFTCINLGTSPNSTVQSNVVQDFRSSGLSISTSGDSEILNNTAIASRIATVGILVTGAQSGYTFSGNQMYACGFKILRSGITPSPNVYTMNNNTIGGLPVYYGLNKNGISIDGSQYGQVILVNSTNVLVQNGSFVRSTIGISLLFSNFTTIDGVHVVEPRYGVELQYSHNVTIKNSSFLGGSAGRGVYLERSSNLTIMNSEFTKFTGSPAIDLNQASVFLITNVSISDSYDGLTLNDILNLTLLYSTFENIAHYGMYASGNSDFAQIYSCTFINASFSIRIIDQTSDWVIDSSTFLYSPTAAIKTGSPHSDYINITNCYFEGNDYGIYSQYADYWRITGNTFRWNIQMGIYLSAMTSPIIYSNTFVGNKNANGYDTASHFWDDGVDTGNAWDDYSGSGSYPVSGGGGATDRYPTKYLPTSPIVSTPLDVSYAEGTEHYFLTWNAYDDYLVSWNVTCDGALFAADAWNYDDVTLDIGGLAYGDYTFVITLRDNDANTVQDTVLVYVYDGTAPQIEGPFTMIAFVGASGQVLAWNVSDLHPANYSLYVDDTLTVEDDWTTGTITYDVSGLAVGDHEVRLVVRDISRNETSNTVLVRMIQDVTSPSVDSPADLTIYYGSIGNTVVWTPTDLYPESYTVTLNGTAVASGDWSGAKIVINVDGLDLGVHQFTLTVYDASGNSASDEVAVTVVSSPWAPASTTTVTPSAPIDPLLIGLVVAGVAGAIIIVVVLYMLKKRRAA